The following is a genomic window from Manihot esculenta cultivar AM560-2 chromosome 9, M.esculenta_v8, whole genome shotgun sequence.
CGACCGGACTCCATCTAGATTCCTCAAAACGGTCGGTCCAGTCTTTTCGGTCTAATGATCAGGTCTCATCTAAACTCAGCTTTAACCCCATCTTCCAGCCCGATCCGGAAGGAGGAAAGTGGCCAGCCCGTTCGACTGGTAAGAccatccgcatgcatgccagAGGAGAATCAagtggccgttacgcatgtagcagaaatctgatattctcgtacgtccatatctgTACAGTAGAGATACGTAGTCCAATGACGGAAACTTCATTGTATATTACTAGCagacaaaaagaaataaataaaaggagaaACAGACTCCTCACGAACTAAGTTTTGACTAAATTTACAGACTTCTTGTAAAActttattttctggatctcaaatTATTAGATATAAATCACttctgactttttttttttagagccATTGAAATTGAAATAAGATGAAAGATCCCAATTTCTCTTATAAGAtttgaaatcaaaatttttaattaaactatctcaaaaaattataaataaattttattattaattaaatcgcCACAgttcatattatatttttaatttataatattataataatttataaaaatagaatttatttattaaaaatttatgtaatataattattttcataattatataataataatttttaattaattaaaaaatattttatatgttaactatttatataattaataaatattcttaAATCCTAAGATTTTGTaggtttattgttatttttgttatgctgaattttcatgaaaaaaatataCTACTTCAAATTATGTGAATTCAATATAagaacatacatatacatattttttaaaataaaattaataaataaatgtaaattaatttttattaaaaatttagaaaacaaATTAAATGAATCTAAATGGTGAAAATATGaagtgtaaaaaaaatttaaaaaacaaattaaacgaacctaaattttatcaataatgaatacaaaatatatataggtggatcaataaaaaaataagaatattaaaattatttaaaaaatcataaaaataaattaaaaaatattttataagttaattatttatatgattaATAAATATTCTTAAATTCTAGAGTTTTTAGATTTGTTATTACAACTTTTTATgatagaaaatttaaatattttgtttttcttataagtaaataaacttttattttttttaaaaaaatatggcaTTTCAAAAAAGAAcacaaatatatataatcaaattaatagataaaaaataaatataaattaatttttatctaaaattaaaaggcAAATTAAATGAATCAGAATTATGTAAAagaatctaaaaaataaattaaatgaatatggattgtgtaaaaaattttaaaaaataaattaaataaatttcaattgagaaaactattaaaataatttaaaattaattaaaaaaattaagaagactattaaaataattcaaaaatcaagaaaaaaaaaaaaaaaaaaaccattttcTGTTCTCTCATATTCTGAGAATGGACAGAGGGAATCCTCTTCGTCATAAATCACTACAATTATGGATTTGGTTTCCAAGTTCAAACTTCAACTTTTGGACAATATTACAAATTCATGCAGTCCAGAGGCCTCCCAACAGTTTGCCTTGCCAAGAAAATCCCCAACTTTACCATTGATTAAGAATTCAACACTGCAAGAAAGAGACATACTAAAAAAAACTATATTGGATAAACTACAATTTAGTACATGATGTTAATGAAACCTATGTTTTAGTCTTATATTTTTAGAAGCCAGCTACTTGatctttgtaattttaaaaaccaACAAATTAGTTCTATACAGCAATGCTCTTTTATACCATTCATAATTTAATCCATATAATTTGACACATTTCAACAATTGAGCCTCTGATGTTTAAACAGATACAGAAAATTAGTTCTTGAAAAATAATAGAACTATAGTAATTTACTCTGTTTTTCATGGTACAGACTAATTTATTGGTTTTCTTAAATTACAAGGATTAGATAGTTGGTTTTGAAAAATACAAATACTAATGTATAGGTTTCAATAAACTACAGGACTAAATTGCAATTcactcaaaaaaaaaagaggaaactaCATGGTACTCCAGCAAATCAGTGGTAGAATATACAATACTGCAGTAACACTCCTGCAGCTGCTTCTTCAGTAGCCAGAGGCATATAGAGAACAACAAAGAAGAGACAAGTCATACAAATTTGACATACATTAATAAAGCTAGAACTGAAAATACTACTTAATGGGTCTTTTTTTCCAAGTATTTTGACACACAGATAAATCCCATTAATAAAACAGCATCCGTTGAACAGAGTCTTATAAGAGTAGACAACAAAATGATAATGAAGCCATGGAGAGGTAATTTGAGAAGCTTTTTTAGGGCATTCCCCTGTATGTTCCAAACTTCAGCAGATCAACACAGGAGTACAAACTATATATTGCATATTGCAAAAGCAATATGATATATATCTATATGATCTTGAAAGCTAGAAGTAGGTACCCTCAGGAGGCTGGACTAGCTTTCGGTTGTGCGGGGCTGCCATTTCCTTCTTCAGCTGTGTCAGTATATCCTCCATAGTGTACTCCCGCTGCCAATTCACAAGAAGTCCGAACTTTTTCGGTTCAACCTGGAGCATTCCGATGACATTAAGTCAACAAATGGATATTCTCAAATTCTTATAGAAGTACACTTCAGCTTAATTACCAAACAATACGGTAGCCAAATGGACTAAACCTCCCATGATATAACAATAGTAGTTTCATATAGAAGGCAACAGTATTCCTCTATTTGGAATCAAAAATTTTGcaagaatttaattcaattgatttattttcttgcaagtctcttgtttggaatgaaaaaattaaattatttaaaatcatgcctaattttataagaattcatttgaattcttaTCTTACAAAATTAATCATGCCAAACAAAGGGTATAAGAGATTGCAATGAATGTTGTTGTAACTATCGGAAGTACTTCTATCCAGCAGACAACAGGAATCAAGGGAACATAATAAAGTACATATACCATTGCCCACAACTCAAAATGAAGAAGTCGAATAAAATTGAGACATAACACATAATAGAAGCTCCTTAATATAACCATACCACTCCAGTTTCATGGTTAACACAAGTCATGTTGACGCGTGAATGAAATCGGACACTTGGGGGCTTCTCTGGATAATCTTTATCACAGAACAGCTTCAATTGGTAAATTCGACCTTCATGTACAGTCTGAcatgaaaaaaaaggaaaattgttGACCTATGAACCTTTATAATAGGTAAGAAGCCATACACAAGATATAAAAAGCAAACCTTTTTATTCCACAGTGCAAATCACATAAATTCACCAACAAAATAAAGTGTGTATGCCCTCCAATTTAATGAATGAAGAAGAGATTTACATGCTTATTGGACTCAAAAGATTAGAACTCAAATTTGATACGCAACATGACAATGAACCACATTAAACTCTATCATTTAATAGTATAATATAATGATCAACATTTGGTCGCAAATCCAGCAGTTTAGTATGTAAATTACCAAGGAATGAAGAAAAATGATCACCTGGGACTTCATAACTTCCCCTGACAGTAGCAACACAGAAATAGGaaaacttaatttaaaaaattaaaaaaaaagcttaAAGGAAAAAAGAGGCAGCCTGATCCTAGTATCCTACACTAAAGACCAGTTGCTATTCAGAAGATGCAAAAAAGAAGTGAGAAAAGTTGAAGCCAAGTCATTTAAATGGAATGGACAGTTTTGAGACCGTAGTAACCTAAAATATAGAACCTTGGGCATATACAAGTTGAAAACATAACTACCATCCAGATGAAACATTTCTTTGCTGTCTTTGGCCATAGGCCAATTGCGATGCGCAATGAATCAAATCCAACAAATTCAAATAGGTAGAATGCGTAGGTACATGCATGAATATATGGTCATCTTCTGGAATTGTTCGTCAATACACACAagacaggaaaaaaaaaaagaaaaaaaaaagggaaacaaACAACAACAATTACATTGTGGGGACCAATGATTGTGCCGGTCCAGGAACGCATGTAGATATCATCTCCATCATCCATTCCATAGCTTACAGTTCCATCTCCAATACCTTTTTCACCACGTTCAAGCTCCTCCAGCAATCTGAAGTTGCGAGGCACTGCTCAGAAACTCAAACAGTCAGTGTCACACATGATTCTGCAATAATATTAAGCAACAGAAAATCACAAATGGACTGCAAGTACCAAACCAATTTATACTCTAAAAAGTTGTTTAACTATATCATTTTTCTGAAGGAAACTAAAAACTCCCTTCTTGAATAAACCAACAACAATGTTCTCATTCCCCTTGGTTTATACATGAACTAGACtaaaacacatataaacattTTTAACAATTGAACGCCAGCACAACCCATTCTCCTTGACATATTGCCTCTTGATATGCTAAAATTCATTCTAGCAATCATTGTTTCCCCAATTTATTAGAAGAAAACAGTGTTTGTAGCAGTAAACATGGAGAAGTTATTATATCATTCTCAATGCATTTACTTAACTGGTCTGAATACGACCAGTAATAGCTGCTTCTGATAATTTCTAGCAAAATATTTTGAAACACATGTATTTAGATGTCTCATTCTGTTGTTTCACTATCTGTCCATATGCCATTTTATATTAGGCAAAATAGTTACTAGACTCTATAACCAAAAATGCAAATTCAATTAGTTAAAGCCTTGATCtatatcaacaacataatagAGTCAACTTGGTAACATCAAGTTAGTTTCTGAATCTACCcctaacataaataaataaaataatatacaaaAAGCAATCCACCATTCAGACTTAAAATCAATGGAACAGAAGCATAAACCTCATACTTCAACCAATTACATTAAGCAACAACATTTACCGTaaacatatataaataaaaaaaaatgacttGTATCAGTTGGGCATTATATATAAACATGCCCTATTAATACTAAGAAGTCAATAGCTAAGTTGATATAAACGTAAAGAATGGTATGTGGAAGCGCAGAAACTCACTGGCAAAAGCACAAGGGCATGCATGTGAGGATAAAGAAGATTTTCTACTCAATAGAACATAACATAACCAATTCCAAGTTATTTCATTCGATATCATATATCAGGCACAGAAGGAGGGGTCGTGCAGCTGCTAAATAGTAACACTCCCATATCCAATCAATTCACCTTGCCACTAAATATTTTGAAGTTATTTCCACAATTCACTTTAaaagaaacaaataaaagaattaacagCATCCATCCAAAGCATAATTTGGCAACCCAAAAGAAGATTCACAATCTGACACAAGTTATCAATTATAATCATCACAGAACAAAAACTGAGCAGCTTTGTTGAAGTGGTTAAGGATATCAAAAAGAGTTTCCATCACTCGATAATCTAAGAAAAAGCTCCATTATATAGAACCGATCAGATAAAGGCACCAACAATACAAGCTAAATTGCataaatttgctttaaaaattttccaaaaaaaacAGATTTTTCTTATATTTAAGAATCATTCAAAGGACACAACAAAAACCACCGAACACTTCAAAATTCTAAAAACTACAGATACACCTCATTCTAAAAGCCAACAAAAACCCACATCAGGTaaacatcaaaataataataaaaaaaaaacatacgaGCAGATTATACGAGATAACAAAAGAAAAAGCAGAAGATCAGAGAAATGATAAGAAAACCCCAAGAAGGGCATGGAGGTATACGATCAAGGGACTCACCCACGACACTGGATCCCCCTGAGCCAAGCGTCATGGGTGGTTCACAGCAATTTCCCTGAAGGCGTTAGTTGAGATCTGAttgaagaatgagagagatagGAAGAGAGAGTGGTCAGAGATGGAGAATCTAGGAAAAGGAAGGCGACGAAGGCAAAGCTGAGAATAAAGGAGAGAAAATGAGGGCAATAGAGGAtacacattaaaaaagaaagaaaaaactaaaataataatcCTCGCttacatatttttcatatttatttattagttttattatttaaaaaaataataataagatgattataatttttagtaactataattattttaaaaaataaattaaaagtaattaatataattaaatatcatgaataaaaggaaaaaaattattatttaattagttattaaaaaaatttattagttaatttattaatttttttttaaaaagtaaaataatattaatattttaaaaattttactaatttattatccattaattttaattattaatattataaaaaattaaatattcttaATACACATGagacattttataaaattaaaaaattaattaaattttttaaaaaattatataaattaaataataaaatactttataataaaaattaatgaaataattaattaatagagttttaaaattttcataatattttaatatagtattttttaaaatcaatatatCAATTGGGAGACTTTACTCTTAAAGACCTTAAAAATAAGAATGTCTAGGGATTAAAACACAGAGACAAAGTAGCAATAGAGCAAAagagagatttattatttagttttttgatattattattattaataagttaatttttatatttttaaaaatatatttaaatacttttatatgttttttcaattaataaaataattattttatctatttataccgttaaaaatataatagattATTAAATTATCCATCTTCTTTTTCTAGACGTTTCCtccttctcctcttcttcttttttttattttgattcttcttcttctataaaccttctcttcttcttctataagccttctttttttttcttctttttctattaGCCTTCCTCCTCCTCTCCTCcttcttcattttttattttgattattcttattcttctttgaaaaaaatgaatagagactatttcgttgacaaatataaaaaataaaaatattttaataaatttaaaaatagatagataaattttaataaatttttaaaaatataaaaactgacttattaataataataatatctaaaaactaaataaatggttttatttaagggcaaaattaaattttaaaatttttctctctcattcttcatttttaatacaaaaatataataaaaaaactatttcgttgacggaaataaaaaataagaatattttaataaatttttaaatttattaaatataataactaatttattaaatagtaaatttctcttaaaaaaaatatagggagCAACGAGATTTGTTAAGATTTCTGCCTTTTTGAGTTTTTTCTGTTATTAtatagtttatatatttttttgattgGAGGCATTTTTGAGTTTATTAGTTTCGATATTATGTCTTGGGTTTTGTTCATCTTCTTTGGAGTGTTTTGTTTATGCTAAAAAAAGACCCATACTTGTGGATACTGTAATTTGGAAATGTGACATCTAATAATTATTACTTCCAAAAAGCTTTGGAGAAGTCAAAATTTCTATTATATCTCTTTCTTTTATATGGTATTTATCTtgttagaaaattaaatttctttttttgtaattattttagtttgttaAAGTTTGACAGAGTCGATTGTGGATGAACTTTGATATGGTTTgtgcttttattttttcacttgtATCATATATATCTGATTTTGCATGTCCTTGTATTTGTGTGGAGTTCAATTTTCAGAGCATGCAAtgttttcttcttattttttcgGGTTACAGTTAGGGTGAGCATCCAGTAACACGTAGCCTTAATAATTTGTTTGAATAAGTCTTGTgttagttttttattattattcttatttgtTTTAGTTGCTGCATAATAGGTGGATTGTTTCCTTATAATTAGCTTAAGCTATTAATTATTACTGCTATTTAAGCTCATGAATAAAATAACCAAAGGCATGACAGAAAATATAACAATTACGTTTCAATTGAACGTAGAGGTCTTGGTTTCCTCCATTAAACCTTGTTCTTGTTCTTTATTTCCTTAACCTTCTGATTTTCCAGAATAGGTTCTAAAAGCAAGAGGCAGTTCGTAccaaagtggtatcagagctctggGATGGACCAGAGAGTGGAGAAATTGGAGCAGACAGTTCAGTCCCTTTCTGGAGGACAGGAAGGAATTGCGAAGAGATTAGAAGAACTATTTTCCCAATTGAACGTAAGAATGGATCAGCTGGCTACCCACTCTTCTCCAGGGAAGCGCACTGAGCCTGAACCACAGACTCCGGAATCCAGGATTAAATCCAACTATTCGGTCGCTACCTCTTCATGTGCGCCGAAAATGGTCAAACTGGATTTTCCATGTTTTGATGAAAAAGAGGACGCCACAAGCTGGATTTGTAGGGCGGAGCAATTCTTCCAATTTCACCATACCCCCGATGAGGATCGAGTGGGCATCGCCTCCTTCCACATGGTTGGGGATGCTCAACTATGGTACCAATTATTGAAGCAAGAGAATCCTGTGGTCACATGGGCAGAATTCAAAGATGGATTTTATGCACGATACGGGCCCAATCAGCTGATTGATTTCTTTGGAGAGCTTTCGAAATTGCAACAGCAGGGTACAGTTCACACTTATCAGACGCAATTCGAAAAGCTTTTGGCCAAAGTGGGGGGATTGGCGCAAGATAGACAAGTTAGCTGTTTTGTCAGCGGGTTAACACCATTAATTTGCACTGATGTTCAGGCCAATCGGCCAAAAACATTAGCAGAAGCCATTTCTCTTGCCCGGTTGTATGAAGCACAAAATGCAGCTTCGGGGAAGGGGCTGCCAACGCAAACCCGACCAGCACCTCAGGTGGTTCGATCTCCATCTCGGCCAGCATCAGATTCCATCAAAAGGCTGACATGGGATGAGCTCAATGAAAGAAAACGGCTAGGGCTGTGTTTTAAATGTAATGATAAATTTGGCTCTGGGCATAGGTGCAAGAAGCTCTTTTCAATTCAAGCAGTTCTTGAGGACAGTGATGATGACACTGAAATGGAGATAGAAGAGCAGGATTCATCAGAGGATGTTCCGGCTATATCCCTACATGCAATTGTTGGTTTTGAAGGACCAGAAACATTGCGGCTATGTGGAAGGGTAGTCAGATTAGATGGAACGGTCTTGGTAGACTCTGGTAGTACTCATAATTTCATAAGTGCAGAGTTCGCTAGAAAAGCTGGTTTGGAGCCAACAATaaggaaaaaattaaaagtacagGTAGCTTCCGATGAGGAATTATCAAGCCCAGATATTTGTACCCAGACTCAAATTTTAATTCAAGAAGAGTCTATAACAATTGATTTATATATACTACCATTAGAGGGCTATGATGTCGTGTTGGAAACTCAGTGGTTGCGTACTTTGGGTCCTATTGTATGGGATTTTTCTAAGCTTTTAATGGCATTCAACTTAGATGGAAAGCAGGTACTCTTACAGGGCTCTCAAATTCCTCCAAATCAAGCCATTTCAGCAATTCAGATGCAGCAGATGCTCAAACACATAAAAAAGGGGTTCCTATTGCAAATCATGAAATCAGACTCAACCATCCCACAAATTCCAAACCTGCACCCTGAAATCCAAGATCTTTTAACCAAATTCAACATGACCATGACCGAACCAGTGGGATTGCCACCACAACGCTTTCATGATCATAAAATTCCCTTAAAAAACCCAGAACCTATTTCAGTGAGGCCATACCGATATCCCCATTACCAAAAAACAGAAATTGAGAAAATAGTGGCAGAAATGCTTGCGACAGGAATAATTCAACCCAGCCAAAGCCCCTATTCTGCTCCTGTTCTGTTGGTCAAAAAAGCGGACGGTTCTTGGCGAATGTGTATCGATTACTGggaattaaataaaaacacGGTGAAGGATAAATTTCCAAT
Proteins encoded in this region:
- the LOC110622743 gene encoding uncharacterized protein LOC110622743, with amino-acid sequence MDQRVEKLEQTVQSLSGGQEGIAKRLEELFSQLNVRMDQLATHSSPGKRTEPEPQTPESRIKSNYSVATSSCAPKMVKLDFPCFDEKEDATSWICRAEQFFQFHHTPDEDRVGIASFHMVGDAQLWYQLLKQENPVVTWAEFKDGFYARYGPNQLIDFFGELSKLQQQGTVHTYQTQFEKLLAKVGGLAQDRQVSCFVSGLTPLICTDVQANRPKTLAEAISLARLYEAQNAASGKGLPTQTRPAPQVVRSPSRPASDSIKRLTWDELNERKRLGLCFKCNDKFGSGHRCKKLFSIQAVLEDSDDDTEMEIEEQDSSEDVPAISLHAIVGFEGPETLRLCGRVVRLDGTVLVDSGSTHNFISAEFARKAGLEPTIRKKLKVQVASDEELSSPDICTQTQILIQEESITIDLYILPLEGYDVVLETQWLRTLGPIVWDFSKLLMAFNLDGKQVLLQGSQIPPNQAISAIQMQQMLKHIKKGFLLQIMKSDSTIPQIPNLHPEIQDLLTKFNMTMTEPVGLPPQRFHDHKIPLKNPEPISVRPYRYPHYQKTEIEKIVAEMLATGIIQPSQSPYSAPVLLVKKADGSWRMCIDYWELNKNTVKDKFPIPVIEELLDELSGVQYFTKLDLRSGYHQVRVHPSDIEKTAFRTHEGHYEFLFGTREVKYLGHIISNGGVSVDPEKIAAIQSWPKPTSPKALRGFLGLCGYYRKFIQHFGKIARPLTRMLKKDGFN
- the LOC110623030 gene encoding ubiquitin-conjugating enzyme E2 variant 1D isoform X1, with translation MTLGSGGSSVVGESLDLPRNFRLLEELERGEKGIGDGTVSYGMDDGDDIYMRSWTGTIIGPHNTVHEGRIYQLKLFCDKDYPEKPPSVRFHSRVNMTCVNHETGVVEPKKFGLLVNWQREYTMEDILTQLKKEMAAPHNRKLVQPPEGTYF
- the LOC110623030 gene encoding ubiquitin-conjugating enzyme E2 variant 1D isoform X2; translated protein: MTLGSGGSSVVVPRNFRLLEELERGEKGIGDGTVSYGMDDGDDIYMRSWTGTIIGPHNTVHEGRIYQLKLFCDKDYPEKPPSVRFHSRVNMTCVNHETGVVEPKKFGLLVNWQREYTMEDILTQLKKEMAAPHNRKLVQPPEGTYF